The Ensifer adhaerens genome contains a region encoding:
- a CDS encoding lipoprotein: MRTFPLTIAMLLAASVTAFAAPPVKEVETAKGKVLAGENGMTLYTYKDDHGGVSMCYDDCAKNWPPFFAEASAKADGAYTVVERKDGKKQWAKDGMPLYFFIKDKKMGDMTGDGMKKGEWNVAKP, from the coding sequence ATGAGAACGTTTCCACTGACGATCGCCATGCTGCTTGCGGCCAGCGTTACGGCTTTCGCCGCGCCGCCGGTCAAGGAAGTCGAGACCGCCAAGGGCAAGGTGCTGGCCGGAGAAAACGGCATGACGCTCTACACCTACAAGGACGATCATGGCGGCGTGTCCATGTGCTACGATGATTGCGCCAAGAACTGGCCGCCCTTCTTCGCGGAAGCCAGCGCCAAGGCAGATGGTGCTTATACGGTCGTCGAGCGCAAGGACGGCAAGAAGCAATGGGCCAAGGACGGTATGCCGCTCTACTTCTTCATCAAGGACAAGAAGATGGGTGACATGACCGGCGACGGCATGAAGAAGGGCGAATGGAATGTCGCCAAGCCGTAA
- a CDS encoding RNA polymerase sigma factor, translating into MSPSRNGGNEDAGAPPASDRFEEDVLALVPALRRYARSLVRSDPDGEDLLQDCVEKVLSRRAQWRGVNLRAWAFTIMTNLGRNRHRYVAMHPQVALDEDLGLEAETHESDPLERSRLERALNGLSTENRSVLMLVVIEGYRYQDVAEMMAIPIGTVMSRLSRARRQLAEAMKDDNVISMRRPK; encoded by the coding sequence ATGTCGCCAAGCCGTAACGGCGGCAACGAGGATGCGGGGGCACCCCCCGCCTCCGACCGGTTCGAAGAGGATGTGCTGGCCCTGGTGCCGGCACTGCGGCGCTATGCCCGCAGCCTGGTGCGCTCGGACCCGGATGGCGAGGACCTGTTGCAGGATTGCGTGGAGAAGGTGCTTTCGCGCCGCGCGCAGTGGCGCGGCGTGAACCTGCGCGCCTGGGCCTTCACCATCATGACCAATCTCGGCCGCAACCGGCACCGCTATGTGGCGATGCACCCGCAGGTGGCGCTGGACGAGGACTTGGGCCTTGAGGCCGAGACCCACGAGAGCGACCCGCTGGAGCGCTCGCGGCTCGAACGGGCGCTGAACGGGCTCTCCACGGAGAACCGCTCGGTGCTGATGCTCGTGGTGATCGAAGGATACCGCTACCAGGACGTGGCCGAGATGATGGCCATACCGATCGGCACCGTGATGTCGCGCCTGTCGCGCGCGCGGCGCCAGCTTGCAGAAGCCATGAAGGACGACAATGTGATCAGCATGCGGAGACCGAAATGA